GAACGGCACGATGACCTCGCCGATGCCCATCTCCGCCGCGAGCAGCGGGGCGAGCAGCGGCCCGGCCCCGCCGAACGCGAGCAGCGAGAACCCGCGGGGGTCGTGTCCCCGCTCGACGGTGATCTGCCGGACCGCGCCGACGGTCCTGGCCAGCAGCACGTCGAAGACGCCCGCCGCCGCGGCCTCCGGGCTGAGCCCGAGGGGCCCGGCCACCTGCTCGTCGAGCGCCGCGCGGGCGGCGTCGGCCCGCAGCTCCATGGTCCCGGACAGGAAACGGTCCGGGTCCACGTAGCCGAGGACGACCGCCGCGTCCGTGACGGTGGGACGGGTGCCGCCCCGGCCGTAACACACCGGGCCGGGGTCGGCACCCGCACTCTGCGGCCCCACCTTCAGCAATCCCCGCTCCAACCACGCGATCGAGCCCCCTCCGGCGCCGATCGTGCGGATGTCGTAGGTGGGGATCAGCAGCGGGAAGTGCTCCAGCTGCGCCTCGTAGGCGGCCACCGGGGACCCGTGCTCGATCACGCACGCGTCCAGCGAGGTACCGCCGATGTCGAAGGTCAGAAGGTCCCGGCGACCGAGGGCGGCGGCGATGTGCGCCGCGCCCACGATGCCGCCCGCCGGGCCCGACAGCACGGTGTGCGTCGGGGAGGTCTTGGCCACGGCCGACGTCATGGAACCGCCGCCGGACCGCATGATCAGGAATCGCCCGCCGAACCCGCGTTCGGCCAGGCCGCGCTCCAGCCGGTCCACGTACCTCTCGAAGATCGGCCGGATGTAGGCGTCGAGGACGGTCGTGCTGGTCCGCTCGTACTCGCGGTACTCCCTGACGATGTCGGTGGAGACCGAGACCGTCACCTCCGGGTACGCCTCGCGGATGATCCGGGCGGCCTCCCGCTCGTGGGAGGGGTCGAGGAAGGAGTGCAGGAAGCAGACGGCGATCGACACCACGCCCTGCTCCTCGACGAGGACGCGGGCGGCCTCCCTGACCCCGGCGGCGTCGAGCTCCTCGACCACCCGGCCCCGGTGGTCGAGCCGCCCCCGCACCCCGGCGGTGTGGCGTCGCAGTACGAGGCTCTGGGGCCGCTCGTACTGGAAGTCGTACATGCGGTCGGCGGGCACGTTGCCCCTGCCGATCAGGAAGATGTCGCGGAAGCCGTCGTTGGTAATGATCCCGGTGGGCTCGCCGCGCCGCTCCAGGACGGCGTTGAGGCCGAGGGTGGTGCCGTGGATGAACAGCTCCACCTCCGACAGGTCGGTGCCGAGCGCGGTGACCGCGTCGAGCACGCCCTCCCAGGGGCGGGCCGGGGTGGTCGAGGCCTTCCTGAAACGCACCTCGTGGGTACGCGTGTCCAGCTCCATCGCGTCGACGAAGGTGCCGCCGATGTCGACGGCCAGCCGGATGTGCTTGGGGTCGGGCATTGCGGGTGTCACCTTTCGATCAGCGCGGGGATCTCGGCGACGCGACGGCAGGCGACCAGGCTCGCGTCGTACGGGCGGAGTTCCTGCTCCCGTTCCCGGCACTCGTCGGTCGCGAAGGGACAGCGCGGCGCGAGGGCACAGCCCGCGGCGGCGTCCGCCTCCTCCAGATCCTTGGTCAGTTCGACCCGGGGTCCGCCGTACCGGGCGCCGAGACTCGGGGCACCGGCCAGCAGCGCCCGGGTGTAGGGGTGCAGGGGATTGCCGAAGACCTCTTCCACCGGCCCCTCCTCGACGACCCGCCCCAGGTAGAGGACCACGACGCGGTCGCAGAACCCCCGGACGACGGCCAGGTCGTGGGAGATGAGGACCGTGCCGCGTGAGCGGTCGCCGCTCACCTCGGCGATCACCTTCAGGATCTGCGCCTGCACGGTGACGTCGAGCGCCGAGGTCGGCTCGTCGAAGACGATCAGGTCGGGATCGCCGACGAGCGCGCGGGCGATGCCGACGCGCTGCGCCTGCCCGCCGGACAGCTCGTGCGGGCGCCGCCCGAGGATCGACGGGTCCAGCTCCATGCGCTCCAGGACTCGGGCGACGCGCGACGCGCGCTCCGAGGCGGGCACCCCGGCTGCGCGCAGCGGCTCGCCGATCGCGTCCTCCACGGTCCGCCGGGGGCTGAGCGACCCCACGGGGTCCTGGAAGACCAGCTGGGCCCGGGTACGCAGGCGGCGCAGTTCCCGGCCGCGCAGCCCGGAGAGGATCCGCCCGGCCACCTCGACCTTCCCCCGGGAGGGCGGTACCAGCCCGAGCATCAGCCTGGCCAGCGTGCTCTTGCCGCAGCCGCTCTCCCCGACGACGCCGAGGGTCTCGCCCGCGGCGACGCTGAGGCTGACGCCGCGCAGGGCGTGGTGGCCCCCGCCGCCAAAGCGGGCACCGTAGACGACATGCGCGTCCTCGACGCGCAGCACCTCTCCGCCCGTCCTCGCGCCGGAGCCCGTCTCCTCAGCGGAGCCCGTCCCCGTTTCAGAACCCGTCCTCTCGCCAGAACCCGTCCCCGTTCCAGAACCCGCCCCCGCGCCGGAGCCCGTCCTCCCTCCGGAGCCCACCCCTGCGCCGGACGAGAGGGCCGTACGGGCGGGCGGCTCCGCGAACGGCCGAGGAGGCGGGCCGGCGAGACCGGTGAGATCGGTGAGGGGCCCGGAGCGGGGGTGGAAGCAGGCGACGCTCCAGTCCGAGGCCAGGGCCCCGGCGCGCGGGAGCTCCGTCGTGCACAGCTCCGTCGCGTGCGCGCAGCGCGGCGCGAACGGGCAGGAGGACGGCGCCTCCGCGAGCAGCGGCATCACGCCGGGGGTGGCGGTCACCGGGCGCCCGTCGATGTCGGGCACCGAGCGCAGCAGCGCCCGCGTGTAGGGGTGGGCGGGCTCGTCGAGCACCTGCGGCCCGGGGCCGCTCTCCACCACCGTCCCGGCGTAGAGCACCACGACGCGGTCGCAGACCTCCGCGATGGAGGCGAGGTCGTGGGAGATCAGCAGGACGCCGCACCGCTCGGCGTTCGCGGCGAGCCGGAAGCGGCCGAGGATCTCCCTGGTGAGGGTCACGTCCAGCCCGGTGGTGGGCTCGTCGGCGATCAGCAGGCCGGGGGCGCACCCGGTGGCCAGCGAGATCATGACGCGCTGCGCCATACCGCCGGAGAGCTCGTGCGGGTAGGCGTCCAGGCGGCGCCTCGGGCTGCGGATGCCGACCGACTCGAACAACTCGGCGGCGACCTCCCTGGCGGGGGCGGGGGCCAGCGCCCGGTGGGTGACCAGCCGGTCGACGAGCTGGCGGCCGACGGTCCTGGTGGGGCTGAGTGCGCCGCGCGGGTTCTGGAAGCAGATCGCGGCGCCGTGCCCCCGGAAGGACTCCAGCTCGGCGGCGCCCATCGTCAGCACGTCGGCGCCGTCGAACAGGACCCGTCCGGTCGTACGGGAGCCGCCGGGCGGCAGGCCCACGATCGAGCGGGCCACCATGCTCTTGCCGCCACCGCTCTCGCCGACCAGGCCGACCACCTCGCCGGGCTCGACGCTCAGGTTCACCCCGCTCAGCGCGGCGACCCGGCGTCCGGGGCGGTGGATCACGACGGAGAGGTCCTCGATCGACAGGAGTGTCATCGTCCGTCACCTCCTCGTGGAGTCGGCGCGTTCCTGCAGGCCCTCACCGAGGAGGCTGAAGCCCAGGACGCAGATCAGCAGGAAGAGACCGGGCGGTACCGAGGTCCACCACCGGCCGGCGACGACGTCGCCGGTACCGAGGCTGATCATGGCTCCCCACTCGGCGGTGGGCACCGGCACGCCGAGCCCGAGGAAGGACAGCCCGGCCAGCGTGAGCATCGCCCAGCCGCAGTTCAGCGGGGCGATGACGCGCACCGGCGTCAGGCTGTTGGGCAGGACGTGCCGCCAGAGCACCCCCCAGAAGGAGGAGCCGGAGACGCGGGACGCCTCCACGAAGGGCAGTTCCCTGATGGAGCGCACCTCGGCCCGCACCAGCCGGGCGTACGCGGGCGCGTTCACCAGGGCGATAACCGCGACCAGGTTGGCGGTCCCGCCGCCGAGCAGCGCGGCCACCGCGAGGGCCAGGATGAAGGTGGGGAACGCCTGGAAGACGTCGAGCACCCGCATCAGCACGTCGTCCGGCCAGCCGCCCCGGTATCCGGCGACCAGGCCGACGAGGCTGCCCGCGACCACGGCCAGGGCGACCGCGGCGACCGCGATGCCGACGTCGAGCCTGGCGGCGTGCAGGACACGGCTCCACACGTCCATGCCGTTGAGGTCGGTGCCCAGCGGGTGGGCACCGCCCGGCGGCGCGAGGGACGCGAGGGGGTCGATCTCCTCGGGACCCCACGCGCTCAGCAGCGGCGCGAACACGACCGCCACGGCGACCAGCACCAGGACGGCGGATCCGGCCCCGATCAGGGACGACGCGAAACGGCGGTCCCCACCGGCCTCCCGGACGCGCACCGTCTTCGGGGTACGCGCGGGCTCCGGGGCACGCGCCTCGCCGGGCTTCCGTACGCGTCCGGTGTCGGCCTCGGACGCGCCTCCGGCTCCGGCCTCGGAGGCGCGTTCGGCTCCGGCCTCGGGAGCGCGTTCGGCGTCGGGCATCAGATCCTCACTCTCGGGTCGAGGACCGCGTGCACGACGTCGGCGATGAGGAACACCACCACGTAGAACAGCGCGATCACGAGCACCGACGCCTGCACCACCGGGTAGTCCCGGTAGAGCAGGCCGCGCAGCGCCCACTGCCCGAAGCCCTGCCAGGAGAAGACGTACTCCACGAGAACGGTCGAGCCGATGGAGAAGCCGAACACAAGGGCGGCCAGCGCGGGAAGCCGCACCAGCGCGGCCCGTACCAGGTAGCCGCGGAGCAGCAGCCGGTCCCCGAGCCCGTGCGCGGCGGCGGCCGCGTATGCCTCGGAGGCCAGCACCTCCAGCGCGGAGGCCCGGACGCTGCGCAGCAGCGGCGCGACGATGACGATCACCAGCGTGGCCACCGGCAGCACGAGGTGCTCCAGCGCGGAGACGAACGCGGGGCCGTTCGCCGTCAGCGCCGCGTCGAGCAGGTCGGCACCGGTGATCAGGCTGAGATCGGTGTCCGGGTCCACCCGGCCGCTGGGCGCCGGGGCCCAGCCCAGGACGCTGTAGCCGACGAGGACCAGCACCAGGCCGAGCCAGAACTCCGGCACCGAGTTGCCGACGAGCGCCGCGACGCGGACGGTGTGGTCACCGAACCGGCCCGCGTTCCGCGCCGACCAGATGCCGAGCACCGTGGCCAGCACCAGCGCCACGGCCAGTGCGATCACCACGAGCTCCACGGTCGGCCCGACGCGCACGGCCATCTCGGAGCCCACGGAGGCACCGCTCTGGATGGAGGTGCCGAAGTCACCGGTGAACAGTCCCCCGACGTAGTCGAGGAACTGCCGCCACAGGGGCTGGTCCAGCCCGAACCTGGCCCGCGCGGCGGCGGCGTCGGCCTCCGTGGCGTTGGGGCCGAGGATGGTACGGATCGGGTCGCCCGGCAGGACCCTGACGAGGAGGAAGGTCAGGACGACCACCCCGAGGAGCACCGGGACGAGCTGGAGCAGCCGTCTGAGGAGGAACCGGAGGATGCGCATGGATCACCCGGCGAGGCTCAGGTAGCGCAGCCGGGCCAGACCGTCCATCGGCTGGACCCACCCCGCCACCTCCTCCCTGACGGGAAGGTTGAAGTTGGGCTGGCAGACGACGACCCACGGCACGTCCCCGGCCAGGATCTCCTGCACGCGCAGCCAGAGCTTGGCACGCTCGGCCTCGTCGACGACGGTGTGGGAGTCCTCGAAGATCTTCTCGATCTCGTCGTTGACGTAGTTGGAGTAGTTGAGGCTGGCGCCCTTGGTGAAGCTGGTCCCGAGCATGTACTCCACGTCGTTGACCCAGAGCTGGCCCACGGTGATCTGCAACGGGACGTTCTTCTTCTCCCTGCGCTCGGCGAGCGTGGCGGGGTCGAGCGGGGTGAGCTTGAGCTCGATGCCCGCCTTCCTGGCCTCGCTCTGCACCAGGACGGCGATCTGCTGCTGCTCCTCGCTGTCGGTCTGGAAGACCAGCTCGGAGGTGACCGAGGTCTTGCCCGCCCCGGCCAGCGTCTCCTTCGCCTTGGCGACGTCGTAGGCGTAGGGGTAGCCGGTCTCGGAGTAACCGGGCATGTCCAGCGGGACGACGCTCCTGGCGGGCCGCGCGTCGCCGCCGTAGACGTTGGCGATGATCTGCTCGTACGGGACGGCGTGGGCGAGCGCCCTGCGGACCGCGGGGTCGTCGAAGGGCGCGGTGGTAACCGACATCTGGATGGCGACCTGGTTGTTGCTCGGCGCGGAGATGACCTTGATGCCCGGCGTGGTCTTGAGGTCCTTGATGTCGCGCTGGCCGATCCCGAAGGCGATGTCGATGTCGCCGTTCTGCAGCTGGAGGCGCTGGTTGGAGGCGGCGGGGACCACGGTGAGCCTGATCTCGGCGCTCTTGGCGCCGTCGGTGCCGGGATAGCCGGTGTTGGCGGTGAGCAGGATCTCCTGGCCCTGGACCGCCTTCTCCACGTTGAAGTAGCCGCCGGTCGGAGGGTTCTTGGCGAACCACTCCTTGGCCCAGGGGTCGTCGCCGGTGGCGTGCTTCTTGGCCTCCTCCGAGTCGAAGACGTACAGCGAGATGGCCTGGATCTGCCGGGTGAGGGCACTGGGGAACGCCTGGGTGAACGTCACGGTGTAGTCGTCGACCACCTCGACCTGGTCGGCCCTGGTGAGCCCGATCAGCCGGTAGATCCCGGCGACGTTGGCCTTCGCGGCGAAGGCGCGGTCCTTGGACCACTTGACGTCCTTGGCGGTCATCTCGTTGCCGCCGGCGAACTTGACGCCCTTGCGCAGCTTGAGGGTCCAGACCTTGTTGTCGGCGTCGGGCTCGAAGGACTCGGCGAAGGTCGGGGCGATCGCCTCGGTGTCGAGGATCCGGCCGTCGCCGACCGAGGTGACCCCGTAGTCGACCATGTAGGGGAAGACGTTCTTGTAGAGCATCAGCGCGGTCAGGTCGAATCCGACGAAGTCCTGGTCCCAGCTGCTCAGGTAGCTGCCCACCGCGATCCGCAGCGCCGAGGCGGCGGGGGCGGCGCTCCCGCCGGGAGCGGCACTCGCCGCGGGGGTGCCTGAGCCGCCCGCCTTGGTGCCCGCGGCGCACCCGGTCGCGAGGAGGAGGGCGACCCCACCCCCGAGCTGCAGGATCGAGCGACGGGACAGCTCGGGAGATACCAGACCGTGGGGGTGAGAGAAACCGGGCATCGCAGTCCTCCAGGGGCCATGAGGGATAGGCCGCGAGGTTAGCGGATCGCTCCACTGACGGCTCACCCGACCTGCATGTGCCGTTTGTTCTATCAGACCTGAGTTTGGTGAACAAGAGATCGATGCTTGTTCACGAACGAAAACCCGTGCTCAGAAAGGCGATCGAGCAACTCAAAGATCAATTGCACTGGGCCATGTTCACTGAATTTCACAAGAACGACGCCCAGATGTGACCGGCGCTCCCTACCCTGTCGACAGGGCCGGGCGCACCCCCGAGATCCCGTCCGGACGGCGGGACGGCGAACCACGCGCGAGCGGCGGGAAAAGCGGCGGGCGCGGCGACCGTCAGTGTGCTCTCTCGCCTGCTGAACGACAGCTGCGACAGCGACTGACCGTCACCACGCCCTCCGGCTCCATACGCGGTCTTCCTGTCCCGCTACCGCTGTCGTCGCCCCGTGGAACCTTCTCTCACGGCGAACCCGCCTTCCGGTGGTTCACCGGGTCGGCGGACCAGGATTCGTAGGGGTTGCCCGCGTCCGCGGCCGAGACGACGGGCTGGAGGTAGCGTCCGAGCGCGGGATCGTAGAGGCGGGCGCCCATCAGGACGGTCCCGTCGACGGTCTCCGCCGAGCGCCGCAGGCCCCCGAGCCAGCCGTAGCGCCGTGCCTCCGACCGCGCCACGCCGTACTCGTCGTAGTCGAGCACGGTCGCGGCGCCGGTGCCGAGTTCCAGCTCGGTGCCGACGTCGCCGTGGACGGTGGTGAGCTGCAGGCGCGCGGGCCCGGCCTTCGCGGTGATCGCGGCCAGGCGTCCGTCGGGGCCGACGACGTTCCTGGTGATCTCGCCGTCGCGGGTGTCCTCCACGATCCACGAGGGCCGGTCGTCCCCGGAACCGTAGTGGCTGACCTTGACCGTCCCCGTCTCCGAGGTCGCCGACCGGATCCGGTTCCTGGCGTCGAGTGCCCAGGTCATCGTCGAGGAACCGGCCGTCTGGCGGTACGGCACGCCGTTGACGTGGTAGTTCACCGTCCGGCCGCCCGGCAGCGAGGTGGTGCGGCCCAGCGCGTCGTAGCCGTATCCGTCACCGGTGAGCCGGTCCGCCGCGTCGTGGGCGTAGGTGGTGACGGTGGCGGCCGGATCGTCCGGCCGCGGGCAGTCCTCGTCCGAGCTGTGCGCGGCCAGGCGGCTCCGGTTGGTGTTCGCGTCGAAGGAGTAGGCGCGCACCGCGCAGGTCAGGCCGATGTACTCCTGGACGGAGGACAGCCGCCCCGCCGCGTCGTAGCCGAGGGTGCGGTCGGTCATCGTGTCGGTGCGCAGGTGCAGGATCGTCTGCCCGTGCACCGACGCGGAGACCTGGTCGATCATCACCGGCCCCTCCAGGTCGTCCCTGGTGTAGATCCGGCCGAACTCGGCTCCGACCTCGTCGACCAGGCTCATCACGTGCAGGCCGCCCGGCAGGTCACCGGTGGTCATGACGCCCTCCTCGTCGTAGCGGGCGGTGAACACGCCCGCCACCGAGTCGGTGACGGAGGTGACCAGGCCGCGCGGTTCGGCGGCGTGGTCGTAGGCGTAGGTGACGGTCGAAGGGGCCGAGTCGACGACCTTGGCACGTCGGCCCAGGGCGTCGTACTCGGTCCGGGTGGTCCCGCCGTCGGCGTCGGTGACGGAGAGCACGCGGCCGAGCCGGTCATAGGCCGTCACGACCCGTTCGGTCACCGTGCCCGTGCCGTCGAGGCGCCGGTCCTCAAGCACCCTGCCGGTACCCGGGTCGTAGAGGACGCCCGCCGTGGGCAGCGGCTGCCCCACACCTCCGGTGACCAGCGTCGTGACCGGACGCCCCGCGGCGTCGTAGCCGGTGGTGGTGACACCGCCGGCGGACTCCGTCACGGTGGCGCGGTCGCCGAACCGGGTGTGGGTGAAGGTACGCACCGAGCCCGCGTTGCCGACCGGCTTCTCCTGGCAGGTCAGTCCCGCCCATTCCGGACGCCCGGCGCAGGTTCCCGAGCCGCCGGACTCGTAGTAGGTGGTCTCGACCCCGGCACCCTTGGGCCGGGTGGTCCTGGTGACGCCGCCCGCCGCGTTGTAGGCCGCGCCCGTGGTGATCGCCAGCCCTCCGGGGTCCCGGACGACCCTGGCAGGCCGTCCCACGGCCCAGTCGTACGCGATGGTGGTGGTCCGCACGTCGGTGTCGGGCATGCGCTCCCTGCCGACGATCCTGGCGCCGACCCTGACCGTGGTGGCCAGATCCCGGGTGACCGCGTCGGCGGGCCGCCCCTCGTCGTAGGTGGTGACGGTACGGGTACGGGCCCCGATCGCGTATCCGGCGGGGAGCTCGTCCTCCGCGCCGGGCACATCCGCCTCCAGGGTGATGATGTGGACCGGGCCGATCCTCTCCAGCTCGCGCCGCCCGGTGTCGTCGTAGACCGAGCGGGTGGACAGCAGCTCGGCGCGCTCGGGCGCGTCGAACTGGGTGATGGCCAGCTCGGCGAGACGGTAGTTCTCCTCGTCGAGGGCGAGCGCCCGGTTGTGCGCGGTGAGCTCGCGCACCGCGTGGCCGGACCGGTCGTACTCGGCGACCGAGAGGTGGCCGCCGGGGACGAGGGTGTTCACCGCCCGGCCGTCCGCGTTGAGGTAGCTCACCGTGGCGCGGCTCCAGGTGGCCTGTGCGCCGGTGTTCGAGGCGGGCCGCTGGTCGGCGGGGAAGATCGCGGTGGCGGTGACGGGATTGTCCCGCTGCCCCCAGACGGCGGTGTGCGCGGGCAGCAGGTCGGCCGGTCCCCCCGTCGCCTTCCCCAGCGGTACGCCGTACACGAGGCTGGTCGTGGCCTCGCCCGCGATCTGGTCGGCGGTGCCGGGCCTGAGGGTGGACCGGGTGGCCGCGAGCAGGCGGCCGTCGGTGTCGTGGCGGTAGGTCCAGGGCAGTTCGCCCGGCGGGGTGAGCGAGACGACGCGGCCCGCCGCGTCGTAGCCGTAGGCGGTCTTGAGCGCGGGGACGATCCTGGGGTCCCAGGTCTCGCGCAACCGGCCCGCCGCGTCGTAGGCGTACCGGGCGATCGCGACCGGTGCCCCCATCACGGCCTGCCCGGCGGCGGCGCCGGGGACGGCCCCGTGGAAGAGCACCTCGCTGACCCGGCCCGCCTGGTCGCCGAGGACGGTGCCGCTCGCGGTGGTCGTGGTCGCGTAGACCAGTTCCAGGACGCGGCAGCCCACGACGGGCGAGGGAAGGGAACAGCCGCCCGCCGAGGTGATCGCCTTCAGCCTGCTCCGGCCGTCCACGGTCTCGTAGAGGTGGCCGCCGGGCAGGTAGACCTCCCCCTGCTTGGTGAAGGTGGTCACCGACCCTCGGGGGTCCCTGAGGGTGTAGGTGCCGGTGAGGGTCAGCTCCTCGGCGCCCCTCTCCGGTTTCCAGCCGCTCGCGGTCCTCGTGAACTGGATCGGCGTGCCGTCGGCGAGCAGCAGCTCGGCCGAGCTCGCCGAGGTCTCCCTCAGCGAGGCGTACGGGGAGGCGCCGCCCACGGACCACTGGGGCCCGAAGGGTGCGACGAGGCCGGTGACCCGGGCGCCGAGTTCCGGGTCGCGCGAGGAGGCCGTACGGGACAGCGACAGGCCGAACTCCGCCGCCTCGGTCGTCCGGAGGACGTGGTCACCGGTCAGCAGGTTCACCGCGCCGGGACCGGGAGCGGGACCGGAGCCGGAGCCGGGAGCGGAGCCGGAGCCGGAACCGGGAGCGGAGCCGGGAGCGGAGCTGGAATCGGAACCGGGAGCGGGAGCGGTCCCGCCCGGAGCCTCGTCCTGACCGGCCCGGTCCTCGTTCGCGCGGGGAGCGAAGGGGTCCGCGTCCGCACGGGAACCGGACGGATCCGCCGGTGCGCCGGGATCGATCGGGTCCGCCGCGGCGCCGGTGGCCCGGCGGTCGGCGACCACGTCGGCCACCTCGGAGGTACCCGTGACCCCACCGGCCGTCGACAGGACCGCGCGCACCTGCGCCGCGCCGTCACCGCCCAGCTGGCCGGAGAGGTTCCAGGTGAGCCCGGAGACCGTACCCGTACCTCCGGCGACGGTGACCGGGACCGGCCAGGCGGCCAGGGGCCTGCCATCGGCGCCCAGCACGTGGGCCACGGGGATGTCGGCCCAGGCGTCGATCTCGGCCCGCCGCCACTGGAACGTGGCGCGGTCGAAGCCGCCGCCGGTAGCGGCCAGCCCGACCTGCCCGGTGCTACGCCGTCCGTCCGCGGGCGAGACGAGCGCGACGGCTCCCGTACCGGAGCCGACGTTGAAGTTGTGGGTGACGGTCGGGGAGGCGTTGCCCGCCTTGTCGATCGTGTACGCCTGGAACGTGTGGGCGCCGGTCGTGGCGGGCGTCACGACGACCTGCTTGGCGGCGCCCGTGGTGAGCACCTTGACGATCGCGCCGCCGTCGAGGCGATGGGCGATCCAGCCGGTGTCGGTGGAGGCGGGCTTGACCGTGAAGGTGCCCGCCTTGCCCGCGCCGCCGTGCCAGGTGCCGTCGGCGGGGTAGTCGGCCGAGCTGACCGTGGGCACGGGCGGCTTGGCGGTGTCGACGGTGAAGGTGTGGGTGGCGTAGGCCGTGGAGCTCAGCGAGCCGTCGTTGGACCAGGCGCGGACGGTGTAGGTCCTGCCCGGGACGAGCTTGCCCGCCGGTACGGTCGCCGCCGAGAACTTGCCGCTGGCGACGTAGCCGCCGAGCAGGTTGTCGACGACCAGGGTGGTGCCGTCGTAGACGTCGAACAGGCCCCGCACGTTGCCACCGTCGGCGTCGCCGACGTGGGCCTGGAGCTGCGGCGTCACGGTGGTGGTCCAGTTGACCGCGTCGTAGGCGGCGCCAGGGGTGACCCACGTGCTCGGGGGCTTCGTCGGGTAGGAGTTGTAGGTCACCGCGATGTACGGCACGTGCGAGGAGGCGTTGCCGGAGTTGAAGCGCTTCCAGGCGTACTCGTCGGTCTCGCTGGTGGCTCGCAGGCCGATGCCGGACTCCGTCCAGCCGTTGTCCGCCCAGTGCTGCGCCAGCGAGGTCACGTTGGCGTTGACCCACCCGTCCGCGCAGCCGGTGCCCCATCCCTTGGTCTGGGAGGAGGTGGCGTAGCGGGCGGCCAGCGCCGGCCCCGGCCATCGCGAGGAGGTCGAGGCCCTGTTCGCCGTCCAGACCTCCCAGCTTCGGGCCTCACAGGACCAGGAGTGGAAGTTCCACAGGTTGAGCGTGGCCGACTGGATCTTCTTGCCCGCGATGCCGGGCGTCTTCCAGGTGATGAAGGACCGGGCCACCTGCCCGCCGCCGTTGTCGCCGACCTTCAGCTCGGTCGCGCCGGACTGGTCGGTTCCGTACCCCTCCTGGACGAAGGTGTCGAAGACCTGGCCGAGGTTCAGCGACGGGTCGACGGTGACCGGATAGACCGTGGCCGGGTCGGAGAGGAACGCGGGGTCCGG
This region of Streptosporangium sp. NBC_01495 genomic DNA includes:
- a CDS encoding DNRLRE domain-containing protein; its protein translation is MNHLPSRAGTRAIAGGLAALLALTVLNTWQTGAALAAGPVPGPATAPADPSATVPAVPPATADPSTAGGAGPVAPDEPSARLTARLTGKRVEVESARTETATTYANPDGSLTVEAFAGPIRFRRDGRWAPVDISLTTAPDGEVVTRGHRRGLRFGGRGVTRRGAEAVDLITLGEGDAKVTLQWKGSLPAPRIAGESATYPEALPGADLVVSATRTGAEQFLLLDRAPDRPLSYSLKLKAPGMRPRQTADGGVELTGRAGGRAGGEVVTIPAPVMWDARVDPGSGEHRHRAKVDMRLSGDELVLTPDPAFLSDPATVYPVTVDPSLNLGQVFDTFVQEGYGTDQSGATELKVGDNGGGQVARSFITWKTPGIAGKKIQSATLNLWNFHSWSCEARSWEVWTANRASTSSRWPGPALAARYATSSQTKGWGTGCADGWVNANVTSLAQHWADNGWTESGIGLRATSETDEYAWKRFNSGNASSHVPYIAVTYNSYPTKPPSTWVTPGAAYDAVNWTTTVTPQLQAHVGDADGGNVRGLFDVYDGTTLVVDNLLGGYVASGKFSAATVPAGKLVPGRTYTVRAWSNDGSLSSTAYATHTFTVDTAKPPVPTVSSADYPADGTWHGGAGKAGTFTVKPASTDTGWIAHRLDGGAIVKVLTTGAAKQVVVTPATTGAHTFQAYTIDKAGNASPTVTHNFNVGSGTGAVALVSPADGRRSTGQVGLAATGGGFDRATFQWRRAEIDAWADIPVAHVLGADGRPLAAWPVPVTVAGGTGTVSGLTWNLSGQLGGDGAAQVRAVLSTAGGVTGTSEVADVVADRRATGAAADPIDPGAPADPSGSRADADPFAPRANEDRAGQDEAPGGTAPAPGSDSSSAPGSAPGSGSGSAPGSGSGPAPGPGAVNLLTGDHVLRTTEAAEFGLSLSRTASSRDPELGARVTGLVAPFGPQWSVGGASPYASLRETSASSAELLLADGTPIQFTRTASGWKPERGAEELTLTGTYTLRDPRGSVTTFTKQGEVYLPGGHLYETVDGRSRLKAITSAGGCSLPSPVVGCRVLELVYATTTTASGTVLGDQAGRVSEVLFHGAVPGAAAGQAVMGAPVAIARYAYDAAGRLRETWDPRIVPALKTAYGYDAAGRVVSLTPPGELPWTYRHDTDGRLLAATRSTLRPGTADQIAGEATTSLVYGVPLGKATGGPADLLPAHTAVWGQRDNPVTATAIFPADQRPASNTGAQATWSRATVSYLNADGRAVNTLVPGGHLSVAEYDRSGHAVRELTAHNRALALDEENYRLAELAITQFDAPERAELLSTRSVYDDTGRRELERIGPVHIITLEADVPGAEDELPAGYAIGARTRTVTTYDEGRPADAVTRDLATTVRVGARIVGRERMPDTDVRTTTIAYDWAVGRPARVVRDPGGLAITTGAAYNAAGGVTRTTRPKGAGVETTYYESGGSGTCAGRPEWAGLTCQEKPVGNAGSVRTFTHTRFGDRATVTESAGGVTTTGYDAAGRPVTTLVTGGVGQPLPTAGVLYDPGTGRVLEDRRLDGTGTVTERVVTAYDRLGRVLSVTDADGGTTRTEYDALGRRAKVVDSAPSTVTYAYDHAAEPRGLVTSVTDSVAGVFTARYDEEGVMTTGDLPGGLHVMSLVDEVGAEFGRIYTRDDLEGPVMIDQVSASVHGQTILHLRTDTMTDRTLGYDAAGRLSSVQEYIGLTCAVRAYSFDANTNRSRLAAHSSDEDCPRPDDPAATVTTYAHDAADRLTGDGYGYDALGRTTSLPGGRTVNYHVNGVPYRQTAGSSTMTWALDARNRIRSATSETGTVKVSHYGSGDDRPSWIVEDTRDGEITRNVVGPDGRLAAITAKAGPARLQLTTVHGDVGTELELGTGAATVLDYDEYGVARSEARRYGWLGGLRRSAETVDGTVLMGARLYDPALGRYLQPVVSAADAGNPYESWSADPVNHRKAGSP